A window of Diospyros lotus cultivar Yz01 chromosome 14, ASM1463336v1, whole genome shotgun sequence contains these coding sequences:
- the LOC127789769 gene encoding auxin-responsive protein IAA1-like isoform X1 codes for MYAIEKADAAFLLFTKREKERKKKKKKKKVERSIAPEMDNGSPGSEASGLTFMETELTLGLPGVSHCRKSGKKRGFSETVELSLGSSASVLESRDSNCKDDGSGNEIDATSRAPQTKAQVIGWPPVRSFRKTAMKTSKYVKVAVDGAPYLRKLDLETYNSYQQLMSAVNDVFGVFTICNERKLLDSVNGSEYVATYEDKEGDWMLVGDVPWKMFVESCKRLRLMKTLEAIGSGGRMSPNPKWQLLKNA; via the exons ATGTACGCAATCGAAAAGGCAGACGCCGCGTTCCTGCTTttcacaaagagagagaaagagagaaagaagaagaagaagaagaagaaggtggagagGAGCATAGCGCCGGAGATGGACAACGGATCGCCGGGATCTGAAGCCTCCGGGCTGACTTTTATGGAGACGGAGCTCACCTTGGGCTTGCCTGGCGTGTCTCACTGTAGAAAATCCGGCAAGAAGCGTGGCTTCTCGGAGACTGTTGAATTGAGCCTCGGGAGCTCTGCCAGCGTCCTTGAGTCTAGAGATTCGAATTGCAAGGATGATGGATCGGGAAACGAGATCGATGCGACGTCCAGAGCTCCCCAAACGAA AGCTCAAGTGATAGGATGGCCGCCGGTGAGATCATTCAGGAAAACCGCGATGAAAACGAGCAAGTACGTGAAGGTGGCCGTGGACGGAGCTCCGTATCTGAGAAAGCTTGATTTGGAGACGTACAACAGCTACCAGCAGCTGATGAGTGCTGTAAACGACGTGTTTGGCGTCTTCACCATCT GTAACGAGAGGAAGCTTCTGGACTCCGTAAACGGGTCAGAGTATGTAGCTACATACGAGGACAAGGAAGGCGACTGGATGCTTGTAGGAGATGTACCATGGAA AATGTTTGTTGAATCGTGCAAACGTCTCAGGTTGATGAAGACCTTGGAGGCAATTGGGTCAG GCGGAAGGATGTCTCCAAATCCAAAATGGCAGTTACTGAAGAATGCTTAA
- the LOC127789769 gene encoding auxin-responsive protein IAA1-like isoform X2, with the protein MYAIEKADAAFLLFTKREKERKKKKKKKKVERSIAPEMDNGSPGSEASGLTFMETELTLGLPGVSHCRKSGKKRGFSETVELSLGSSASVLESRDSNCKDDGSGNEIDATSRAPQTKAQVIGWPPVRSFRKTAMKTSKYVKVAVDGAPYLRKLDLETYNSYQQLMSAVNDVFGVFTICNERKLLDSVNGSEYVATYEDKEGDWMLVGDVPWKLMKTLEAIGSGGRMSPNPKWQLLKNA; encoded by the exons ATGTACGCAATCGAAAAGGCAGACGCCGCGTTCCTGCTTttcacaaagagagagaaagagagaaagaagaagaagaagaagaagaaggtggagagGAGCATAGCGCCGGAGATGGACAACGGATCGCCGGGATCTGAAGCCTCCGGGCTGACTTTTATGGAGACGGAGCTCACCTTGGGCTTGCCTGGCGTGTCTCACTGTAGAAAATCCGGCAAGAAGCGTGGCTTCTCGGAGACTGTTGAATTGAGCCTCGGGAGCTCTGCCAGCGTCCTTGAGTCTAGAGATTCGAATTGCAAGGATGATGGATCGGGAAACGAGATCGATGCGACGTCCAGAGCTCCCCAAACGAA AGCTCAAGTGATAGGATGGCCGCCGGTGAGATCATTCAGGAAAACCGCGATGAAAACGAGCAAGTACGTGAAGGTGGCCGTGGACGGAGCTCCGTATCTGAGAAAGCTTGATTTGGAGACGTACAACAGCTACCAGCAGCTGATGAGTGCTGTAAACGACGTGTTTGGCGTCTTCACCATCT GTAACGAGAGGAAGCTTCTGGACTCCGTAAACGGGTCAGAGTATGTAGCTACATACGAGGACAAGGAAGGCGACTGGATGCTTGTAGGAGATGTACCATGGAA GTTGATGAAGACCTTGGAGGCAATTGGGTCAG GCGGAAGGATGTCTCCAAATCCAAAATGGCAGTTACTGAAGAATGCTTAA